A window of the Proteus terrae subsp. cibarius genome harbors these coding sequences:
- the serA gene encoding phosphoglycerate dehydrogenase codes for MVKVSLEKEKIKFLLLEGVHQSAVENLRAAGYTNIEYHKGALSDEELKEAIRDARFVGLRSRTHLTEEIFAAAEKLVAVGCFCIGTNQVDLDAAARRGIPVFNAPFSNTRSVAEMVLGELLLLLRRIPEANAKAHRGIWDKQAKGCFEARGKKLGIIGYGHIGTQLGILAESVGLDVYFYDIENKLPLGNATQIRHLSELLNMCDIVSLHVPETPSTKNMIGHEEIKRMKPGSILINASRGTVVDIPALSQALESKHLSGAAVDVFPSEPGANNDPNDPFVSELIKFDNVILTPHIGGSTQEAQENIGYEVAGKLAKYSDNGSTLSAVNFPEVSLPSHGDDVNRLLHIHENRPGMMNSINNVFTEENINVAAQYLRTSGNVGYVVIDITTQTKAQAELVLQKIKALPGTIRARMLY; via the coding sequence AAGGCGCATTATCGGACGAAGAATTAAAAGAAGCTATCCGTGATGCACGTTTTGTTGGTCTTCGTTCCCGCACTCACTTAACAGAAGAAATTTTTGCAGCCGCTGAAAAGTTAGTTGCTGTGGGATGCTTCTGTATCGGCACTAATCAGGTTGATTTAGATGCCGCTGCTCGTCGCGGTATTCCTGTATTTAACGCTCCTTTCTCAAACACTCGTTCCGTGGCAGAGATGGTACTTGGTGAATTACTGTTATTACTGCGTCGTATTCCTGAAGCAAATGCGAAAGCGCATCGTGGGATTTGGGATAAACAAGCGAAAGGTTGCTTTGAAGCGCGTGGTAAAAAGCTGGGTATTATTGGTTATGGTCACATTGGTACACAGTTAGGTATTTTGGCAGAAAGTGTGGGTTTAGATGTCTATTTTTACGATATTGAAAACAAACTACCATTAGGTAATGCAACACAAATTCGTCATCTTTCTGAACTGTTGAATATGTGTGACATTGTCAGCTTACATGTGCCAGAAACACCATCAACCAAGAATATGATTGGGCATGAAGAAATTAAGCGCATGAAACCAGGCTCAATTCTTATCAATGCTTCTCGTGGTACTGTGGTTGATATTCCTGCGTTATCACAAGCATTAGAATCTAAGCATTTATCCGGTGCCGCTGTTGACGTATTCCCATCAGAGCCGGGTGCGAATAACGATCCTAACGATCCGTTTGTTTCTGAACTTATCAAGTTTGACAATGTGATATTAACACCACATATCGGTGGTTCAACCCAAGAAGCGCAAGAAAACATCGGTTATGAAGTTGCGGGCAAGTTAGCGAAATATTCAGATAACGGTTCTACATTATCTGCTGTTAACTTCCCTGAAGTATCACTGCCAAGCCATGGTGATGATGTAAACCGTTTACTGCATATTCATGAAAACCGCCCAGGTATGATGAACAGCATCAACAACGTGTTTACTGAAGAAAACATCAACGTAGCCGCACAGTATTTACGTACATCAGGTAACGTAGGTTATGTTGTGATTGATATTACAACACAAACGAAAGCCCAAGCTGAATTAGTGTTACAAAAAATCAAAGCATTACCGGGAACAATCCGTGCTCGTATGCTTTACTAA